In Mastigocladopsis repens PCC 10914, a single window of DNA contains:
- a CDS encoding class I SAM-dependent methyltransferase, with amino-acid sequence MAVRQDTIWERFLSPVVRLLIDEEELRRYADNIDWEKESDRFRRADVTIPAYYSSQNFHGIERGYLNSGAAVTYDPITQYVLPPNETLVRQALIDTIKVQPRRILDLGCGTGSTTLMLKQAFPQAQVIGLDLSPYMLVRASHKAESAGLDIHWRHGNAENTGLSHASFDLVTASLLFHETPTAVSVAILRECFRLLVVGGQVLILDGNQKTLRQLDWLNNIFEEPYIREYAAGSVDASMGAAGFEAVQTEDVWWINQVTSGVKPIPSEDASVRKNVRRYTAVQVDGTIDNEDLQGFPSPAFDTMP; translated from the coding sequence ATGGCAGTTCGTCAAGATACAATCTGGGAGCGTTTTCTATCCCCTGTAGTACGTCTGTTGATTGATGAAGAAGAGTTGCGGCGATACGCTGACAATATTGATTGGGAAAAGGAAAGCGATCGCTTCCGACGCGCTGATGTGACAATTCCTGCATACTACAGCAGCCAAAACTTTCATGGGATTGAGCGTGGATATCTCAATTCTGGTGCAGCCGTTACCTATGACCCCATAACCCAATACGTTCTCCCGCCTAATGAAACCCTAGTACGTCAGGCTTTAATTGATACTATTAAAGTACAGCCGCGACGTATTCTTGACTTGGGCTGCGGTACAGGTTCCACAACTTTGATGTTAAAGCAGGCTTTCCCCCAAGCGCAAGTCATTGGCTTGGACTTATCGCCCTATATGTTGGTACGGGCTTCCCACAAGGCTGAAAGTGCTGGTTTAGACATTCACTGGCGACATGGGAATGCAGAGAACACAGGTTTGAGTCATGCTTCTTTTGACTTGGTCACAGCTTCTTTGTTATTCCATGAAACACCAACCGCAGTATCTGTGGCAATTTTGCGGGAATGCTTCCGGTTGTTGGTGGTTGGTGGACAAGTGTTGATTTTGGATGGAAATCAAAAAACCTTACGTCAGTTAGATTGGCTGAATAATATTTTTGAGGAGCCGTATATTCGTGAATATGCTGCTGGGAGTGTGGATGCGAGTATGGGTGCAGCGGGATTTGAAGCAGTGCAAACCGAGGATGTGTGGTGGATAAATCAAGTGACGAGTGGGGTAAAGCCAATTCCATCTGAAGATGCTAGTGTGCGAAAAAATGTACGGCGTTACACTGCTGTACAAGTAGACGGCACAATAGATAATGAAGATTTACAGGGCTTTCCATCACCAGCTTTTGACACAATGCCATGA